In Mongoliitalea daihaiensis, one DNA window encodes the following:
- a CDS encoding CPSF domain-containing protein: protein MKTILGIIFSLWLCSSHIIQAQNMHAWNTNYQSIGVRFNQDKSQFIVFTHDRITKWNMESGELLASYSTYMADMDRYPHRNAKLIDADDKLLELVFSDGDGSIHRFSLVQQGYVNFPKFNHGLRIFHGYTDGNKMVYTTTGDYNVSIYDQDTGKDKIILEKYFGFIQVPVFHTGVLIKDDGEFYFVNGATYKKKKLGVKNTYSYIHNMPDNWMEAYSGGRDTRETVQFVNLETGKKESYKGEEARKLYYPKSVPQPKTNFIRAIVRSDEKHYYEFYSGGKYEDGKITYFKYGIRKVAQVTGEVIREIDISSNQADFLTVLDRVKQQEQLAFQEFKINFNQLPLPYTFDYNSAAGREIQQIPFVKFGSHPSVGAKEFAIGKILDCHDGGIIVLTMGFTQGAANQTSHFYIRQYDKFGMLIDSKDLGKTIKKGGGFEQITRFTIEPMNRGYSVVARWGIGKGVQQKNYAGGCND, encoded by the coding sequence ATGAAAACAATCCTAGGAATCATTTTCAGCTTATGGCTATGTTCTTCCCATATTATCCAAGCTCAAAATATGCATGCGTGGAATACTAATTATCAATCTATTGGTGTTCGTTTTAATCAGGACAAAAGCCAATTCATTGTATTTACTCATGATAGGATTACCAAATGGAACATGGAATCCGGTGAATTATTGGCTAGCTACAGCACCTACATGGCTGATATGGATCGATATCCTCATCGGAATGCAAAATTGATAGATGCAGATGATAAGCTTCTAGAACTGGTTTTTTCTGATGGAGATGGTTCTATTCATCGGTTTTCATTGGTGCAGCAAGGCTATGTGAATTTCCCCAAATTCAATCATGGATTACGAATATTTCACGGGTACACTGATGGTAATAAAATGGTATATACGACCACAGGTGACTATAATGTGTCTATCTACGATCAAGATACTGGAAAAGATAAAATCATCCTTGAGAAATATTTCGGATTTATACAGGTCCCGGTTTTTCATACAGGTGTATTAATCAAGGATGATGGAGAGTTTTACTTCGTCAATGGAGCAACCTACAAAAAGAAGAAGCTAGGCGTGAAAAACACCTATAGCTACATTCATAACATGCCAGATAATTGGATGGAAGCGTATTCAGGTGGCAGAGATACACGCGAAACAGTACAATTTGTTAATTTGGAAACGGGCAAAAAGGAATCCTATAAAGGGGAAGAAGCAAGGAAATTATATTACCCTAAATCAGTTCCTCAACCTAAAACTAACTTTATAAGAGCGATTGTCCGGTCTGATGAGAAGCATTATTATGAGTTTTATAGTGGGGGAAAGTATGAGGATGGAAAAATCACTTATTTTAAATATGGTATCCGTAAAGTAGCACAAGTAACGGGGGAAGTCATTCGGGAGATAGATATCTCGAGTAATCAGGCTGATTTTTTGACGGTCTTGGATAGAGTCAAACAACAGGAACAACTAGCATTTCAAGAGTTTAAAATCAATTTTAACCAACTTCCACTTCCCTATACATTTGATTACAATTCAGCGGCAGGAAGGGAAATTCAACAAATTCCATTTGTTAAGTTTGGTTCTCATCCATCAGTTGGAGCCAAGGAATTTGCCATTGGTAAAATCTTAGATTGTCATGATGGAGGTATCATCGTATTGACAATGGGATTTACTCAAGGAGCAGCCAATCAGACCTCGCATTTTTATATCCGACAGTACGATAAATTCGGGATGTTGATAGATTCCAAAGATTTGGGAAAAACGATCAAAAAAGGTGGAGGCTTTGAACAGATTACCCGATTTACCATAGAACCTATGAATCGTGGCTATTCGGTAGTAGCACGCTGGGGAATTGGCAAGGGAGTTCAGCAGAAAAATTATGCAGGAGGCTGTAACGATTAG
- a CDS encoding SusC/RagA family TonB-linked outer membrane protein has product MKQIYKSSMAILLLLFTTGWSMAQYTVSGTVRDDRSGEPLIGATILVRNTTQGSVTDLDGRFTIGISGNANAVLVVSSLGYVSQSIPVTSTTGSITVSLRQDATNLEEVIVTGLASSVKRSNLANAVSSVSSKELTGTTTIQTTDGALYGKIAGATIRSNSGAPGGGVSIQLRGISTLTGGSQPLIIVDGVYINNSFQRTGRASVSGAGGSNQDDGANRLADLNPNDIETIEVLKGPSAAAIYGTRANAGVIIITTKRGSEGKTKVSFSQDIGSATPLRLLGVDDWSEDKINFFFPENRRPIELERFRNAVATNTFVDYEDYFYNNPARLLNSRLTVTGGKENTKFFVSANIADEEGTVRNTGFQRYSVRANIDHKISDVFRISVSSNYIRSNSDRGFTGNQNNTGASIGYNIAYVPNYYDLRRNADGTYPINPYFAENPVAVTDHGINNSMVNRFLQSFKLDANVFKTANSYMTFELSGGLDFLQNTTLVYLPEFLQFQRAQPIPGDVLWGKQESFNTNLQASLVYNWNLGRVNMNSQAGLVRLDLENNNLFNRGRGLAPGQLNIQQATVQQVESQFFSTIQEAGIFLQQEANFEDKIIGTVGIRWDKSTLNGDPNKFFAFPRASVAVNLANFDFWTNKSTVSALKPRIAYGETAGPVNFGTTFTPLGGSNIGGLLGSVVSTQVGNRQIIPETATELEFGLDAGFFNNRIGLEATYYIKRTQNNLQNLSLSPSTGVTTTPSNEAELENRGLELSLFGTVIQKPNFSWDTRVMYWHNRLTLTRLGIPTYFAGGFGTALGTFLYAEGFSPTTIIGTPADPSITGGFTIWGDAQPRYNMSMVNNFTIAKNFELSFLMEYRHRGDNVNLSTFLTDAGGTTKGWFDDDNGDGIPNGRQRPPAPFNNAGRWVQDATFLKIREIGLYYNVPKASINQFFGNSVENIRLGTSVNNAFLFTNYFGYDPETSTFGAQAVGNNVDITPYPTPRRIFFHVTVDF; this is encoded by the coding sequence ATGAAACAAATTTACAAATCCAGCATGGCCATTCTCCTGCTGTTGTTTACAACAGGTTGGAGTATGGCGCAGTACACCGTTTCGGGTACTGTACGAGATGATCGGTCCGGGGAGCCCTTAATAGGCGCTACTATCTTGGTCCGAAATACCACCCAAGGATCAGTTACTGACTTGGATGGCAGGTTTACTATTGGCATCAGTGGCAACGCTAATGCTGTTTTGGTGGTATCCTCTTTAGGGTATGTGAGTCAATCAATCCCTGTCACATCAACCACTGGTTCCATTACTGTTTCTTTGAGGCAGGATGCTACCAATTTGGAGGAAGTGATTGTGACAGGTTTGGCGTCTTCTGTCAAACGAAGTAACTTGGCCAATGCAGTTTCATCCGTATCATCCAAGGAATTGACTGGAACGACAACGATTCAAACCACAGATGGTGCCTTGTATGGTAAAATTGCTGGAGCTACCATTCGATCCAATTCCGGCGCTCCAGGAGGCGGTGTATCTATCCAATTGAGAGGTATATCTACCTTGACAGGAGGATCCCAGCCTTTGATTATCGTGGATGGTGTGTATATCAACAACTCTTTCCAGCGTACAGGTAGAGCATCAGTTTCAGGTGCTGGTGGATCCAATCAGGATGATGGTGCTAACCGTCTAGCAGATTTAAATCCAAATGATATTGAGACAATTGAGGTGTTGAAAGGCCCATCGGCTGCTGCCATTTATGGTACGCGCGCCAATGCGGGAGTAATTATTATCACGACTAAGCGTGGGTCCGAAGGAAAAACTAAGGTGTCGTTTTCACAAGATATAGGATCTGCTACTCCTCTTCGTTTACTAGGTGTGGATGATTGGTCTGAGGATAAGATAAATTTCTTTTTCCCTGAAAATAGAAGGCCGATTGAATTGGAACGGTTTAGAAATGCTGTGGCTACCAATACATTTGTGGATTACGAGGATTATTTCTACAACAATCCTGCAAGGTTACTGAATTCCCGTTTGACAGTAACAGGAGGAAAAGAAAATACTAAATTCTTCGTATCTGCAAATATTGCTGATGAGGAGGGAACGGTTAGAAATACGGGATTTCAACGGTATTCCGTCCGTGCTAATATAGATCATAAGATTTCAGATGTATTTAGAATTAGTGTATCTTCAAATTATATTCGAAGTAATTCTGATAGAGGTTTTACGGGTAACCAAAACAACACAGGAGCATCTATAGGCTATAACATTGCTTACGTGCCTAATTATTATGATTTGAGAAGGAATGCAGATGGGACTTATCCTATCAATCCTTATTTCGCGGAAAACCCTGTCGCTGTAACAGATCATGGAATTAATAATTCTATGGTCAATAGGTTTTTACAATCGTTTAAATTAGATGCAAATGTCTTCAAGACAGCTAACAGCTATATGACATTTGAGTTAAGTGGTGGCTTGGATTTCCTACAAAATACTACTTTAGTGTATTTACCTGAATTTTTACAGTTCCAAAGAGCCCAACCTATCCCCGGAGATGTCTTATGGGGCAAGCAAGAAAGCTTTAATACAAATCTTCAGGCAAGTTTGGTTTACAACTGGAATTTAGGAAGAGTGAATATGAACTCTCAGGCAGGTTTGGTACGCTTAGATCTTGAAAATAACAACTTATTCAATAGAGGAAGGGGATTAGCTCCAGGTCAATTGAATATTCAGCAAGCGACTGTACAACAAGTAGAAAGCCAGTTTTTCTCCACAATACAAGAGGCCGGTATTTTCTTGCAGCAAGAAGCCAATTTTGAGGATAAAATCATCGGTACAGTAGGTATCCGTTGGGATAAGTCAACCTTAAATGGGGACCCTAATAAATTCTTTGCTTTCCCAAGAGCATCGGTAGCAGTCAACTTGGCTAACTTCGATTTTTGGACCAATAAATCTACTGTTTCTGCATTGAAGCCAAGAATTGCTTATGGGGAAACAGCAGGTCCGGTTAATTTTGGAACAACATTCACTCCACTAGGAGGTTCGAATATTGGCGGTTTACTAGGCTCTGTAGTATCAACACAGGTAGGTAATAGACAAATCATCCCTGAAACAGCAACGGAATTGGAATTTGGTTTGGATGCAGGTTTCTTCAATAACCGAATCGGTTTGGAGGCCACTTATTATATCAAAAGAACTCAAAATAATCTTCAAAACCTTTCCTTATCTCCTTCAACCGGTGTGACTACTACACCAAGTAATGAGGCCGAGCTAGAAAACCGAGGACTTGAATTATCTTTGTTTGGTACGGTGATACAAAAACCTAATTTTAGTTGGGATACCAGGGTAATGTATTGGCATAACAGATTGACCTTAACAAGGCTAGGAATTCCTACCTACTTTGCAGGCGGTTTTGGTACGGCATTAGGTACATTTCTTTATGCAGAAGGCTTTTCTCCAACGACTATCATCGGTACTCCTGCCGACCCAAGCATTACCGGTGGGTTTACGATTTGGGGCGATGCTCAGCCACGTTACAACATGTCTATGGTGAATAACTTTACCATTGCGAAAAACTTTGAGCTCTCGTTCTTGATGGAGTATAGACATAGAGGTGATAATGTTAACTTGAGTACTTTCTTAACTGATGCTGGCGGTACTACCAAAGGTTGGTTTGATGATGATAACGGAGATGGGATTCCAAATGGTAGACAGCGACCACCTGCACCATTCAACAATGCAGGACGTTGGGTACAGGATGCTACATTCTTAAAAATCAGAGAAATTGGTCTGTATTACAATGTGCCCAAAGCATCTATCAATCAATTCTTTGGAAATAGTGTAGAAAATATCAGACTAGGTACTTCGGTGAATAACGCATTCTTGTTTACCAATTACTTTGGTTATGACCCTGAAACATCCACCTTCGGTGCTCAAGCGGTTGGGAATAATGTGGACATCACTCCATATCCAACTCCAAGAAGAATCTTCTTCCACGTGACCGTAGACTTCTAA
- a CDS encoding RagB/SusD family nutrient uptake outer membrane protein translates to MKKLNKYIGLAAVVASTLFACNPLQLDEIIDPNNPSVESVSNNASNEQIQFLLTGLEARHRGYVTNVSQAWNTFGREIWYLNGSDPRFQTDWLGQAGRVPDRSYFGFGATGGGSWAAPFQAIKQADVLINAANNAATLNETSKRAVAGFAKTIKGYQFMIPANFVYQNGIRIDIADPLNPGPFVSYDEALNHIRTILDEADQDLVAAGGGNFPLRLTAGFNGFNTNAGIRQINRAITARLNAYRKDWNGVLTALEASFMNLNGNLNAGPAHPYGAPPDIFNPLFYVPNAILNTMVVVHPSVIRDATPGDLRVTNKFFERTNPPITVSTDFGTLEGRFQDRRWPLNTSSIPFIRNEELILLKAEAHANLGQTAQAIEAINIIRNAANIGAYTGATTQAALIDEILYQRRYSLWAEPWGHRWIDARRYDKLNEIDTSFDGGTVFTQFPHPQSELNWDAYVNR, encoded by the coding sequence ATGAAAAAGTTAAATAAATATATAGGGTTAGCAGCGGTGGTAGCAAGTACATTGTTTGCTTGTAATCCCTTGCAGTTGGATGAAATAATTGATCCAAACAACCCCTCCGTAGAGTCGGTTAGTAACAACGCTTCCAATGAGCAGATACAATTCTTATTGACTGGTTTAGAAGCCCGACATAGAGGATATGTGACCAACGTTTCTCAAGCTTGGAATACCTTCGGTAGAGAGATATGGTACTTGAACGGTTCTGACCCTCGTTTCCAAACGGATTGGTTGGGACAGGCAGGTAGAGTTCCTGATCGCTCATACTTTGGCTTCGGGGCCACTGGTGGAGGCTCTTGGGCTGCACCTTTTCAAGCAATCAAGCAAGCCGATGTCTTAATAAATGCAGCTAATAATGCAGCTACGCTCAATGAAACATCTAAAAGAGCCGTAGCTGGATTTGCTAAAACGATTAAAGGATACCAATTTATGATTCCTGCTAATTTTGTTTATCAAAATGGAATCCGAATTGATATTGCTGATCCTCTGAATCCAGGACCTTTTGTCAGTTACGATGAAGCCTTGAACCACATCAGAACAATTTTAGATGAAGCTGACCAGGATTTGGTTGCAGCTGGCGGTGGTAATTTCCCCTTACGATTGACCGCTGGATTTAACGGTTTCAATACGAATGCTGGTATCAGGCAAATAAATAGGGCAATCACTGCACGATTGAATGCCTATAGAAAAGACTGGAATGGGGTATTGACTGCCTTGGAAGCTTCCTTCATGAATTTGAATGGAAATTTGAATGCCGGGCCGGCTCATCCTTACGGTGCTCCACCTGATATTTTCAATCCACTGTTTTATGTTCCAAATGCTATTTTGAATACGATGGTAGTGGTACACCCATCAGTAATCAGAGACGCAACCCCAGGTGACTTGAGAGTTACTAATAAATTCTTCGAAAGAACCAACCCGCCAATTACTGTTTCTACAGACTTTGGTACCTTGGAAGGTAGATTTCAAGACAGAAGATGGCCTTTAAATACCTCTTCTATTCCATTTATACGTAACGAAGAATTGATTCTCTTAAAAGCAGAAGCACATGCTAATTTGGGACAAACTGCTCAAGCAATAGAAGCTATTAACATCATCAGGAATGCTGCAAATATAGGGGCTTATACTGGGGCTACTACCCAAGCAGCCTTGATTGATGAGATCTTGTATCAAAGAAGATACTCTCTTTGGGCTGAACCATGGGGACATCGTTGGATCGATGCCAGAAGGTATGATAAACTCAATGAAATCGATACTTCCTTTGATGGTGGTACTGTATTCACCCAATTCCCTCATCCACAATCAGAGTTAAACTGGGATGCTTACGTCAATAGATAA
- a CDS encoding dienelactone hydrolase family protein, giving the protein MKEIQKEKLSQEIFDMYDYYVHGQINRRQFVDKLSKYAVGGLTVSAILSYLMPNYAGTLRFGADDTRVDSYYVEYDSPKGGGKIKGLLCIPANLQGTAPGVLVVHENRGLNPYIEDTAKQAALDGFIAFAPDMLTPFGGYPGTDDEGRSMQAKRDRFEMLEDFIAGYEFLKNQENCTGNVGVVGFCFGGWISNMMACRVSDLKAAVPYYGGQAILEEVPNIQAPIQLHYADLDTRVNEGWAAYEVELKKHAKPYEVHFYPAVNHGFHNHSTPRYDKEAAELAWGRTVGFFNEHLRG; this is encoded by the coding sequence ATGAAAGAGATACAAAAAGAAAAATTATCACAGGAGATTTTTGACATGTACGATTACTATGTACATGGGCAAATCAATAGAAGGCAATTTGTAGACAAACTTTCCAAATATGCAGTTGGAGGATTGACGGTTTCGGCTATCCTCTCGTACTTGATGCCCAATTATGCAGGCACTTTAAGATTCGGAGCTGATGATACTCGAGTGGATAGTTATTATGTTGAATATGACTCTCCTAAGGGTGGCGGCAAGATAAAGGGCCTACTCTGTATTCCCGCTAATCTTCAGGGAACTGCACCAGGAGTATTGGTTGTCCATGAAAACCGAGGACTGAATCCGTACATTGAAGATACGGCCAAGCAAGCCGCTTTGGATGGATTTATTGCTTTTGCACCTGATATGCTTACTCCTTTTGGGGGATATCCGGGAACAGACGACGAGGGTCGCAGCATGCAGGCCAAGAGAGATAGATTTGAAATGCTGGAAGATTTTATTGCTGGCTATGAGTTTTTGAAAAATCAGGAAAACTGTACAGGTAATGTAGGTGTGGTAGGCTTTTGCTTTGGAGGTTGGATTTCCAATATGATGGCCTGTAGAGTATCTGATTTGAAAGCAGCGGTTCCTTACTATGGTGGGCAAGCGATTTTAGAAGAGGTCCCTAACATCCAAGCACCGATTCAATTACATTATGCAGATTTGGATACACGCGTCAATGAAGGCTGGGCTGCTTATGAGGTGGAACTTAAAAAACATGCAAAGCCATATGAGGTACACTTCTACCCTGCTGTCAATCATGGATTCCACAACCACTCCACTCCCCGTTATGACAAAGAAGCCGCTGAGTTGGCTTGGGGAAGGACTGTAGGGTTTTTTAATGAGCATTTAAGAGGGTAA
- a CDS encoding CHAT domain-containing protein yields the protein MKKNSYWHFIGLVVMLFSMESLSAQQDFNAYLTKYSQAFERKDALAMAKVCDEMIQVSPDSHWGYVLMSYSQLMLKDKEKALKYWLNGVNLSPLDYHALAVGVCNFAVQGQLEEAKRYMHYAYQVNGNPDAPRLLEEDLTLLNKYLALPLSELVSESRRIAPIYRNNAFFFQEMGECFNLWAQGKACSKTQVLIQRMKSWPVPIPYFSNTLQFFEAQGRLEVGDYQNGIPLMKSFIQQSGQDIHLSHFRASGFYYLSVADLSAFNYGESLVNAELGLRAHDQVPLVFPNTYSLYLQDKKVLALDLLERPGEKARDAMSLLTAAEILNNKMFQVKAYNYLVSSLLMTTNPEEYRLMSQFFQKANTLAKGDPALEDIIGGNYASFLYREKKPTEAKQLLISLAEKRLRSGQISDAQLLYNNAGFLANYESQYVESVDLFKRAIAITESYRSRLSPSQQLTMMDAQSSAYGGLILSYERLKDSEGLFLAQEQNRSRFLRERLNPAVKPMTLKQAQALLKPEEALIYYSTGNRPGGIIIHVVTKEQASIHQHYPIDAWLTLKKKYINRFSGRPDALNGVKAGPLEDVVNGSLIRYASKEQAFTSQHFEEAFEITRELLKSYDQDLIPVRNDFLSFWHDYLIQPIISRLQGKISLIISAEEHLNLLPFESFMDRSGSYLIENFEIAYIPSMTVLQEVRKRTYSDDRKPVIAMGGATYQGKSPQVGTVERGLLGFLQVQSDVQKKLNQGSNISMELAKLGFGLQADYLAGTLKEVQMIQAMIPEAKVLIDRDMRESVVKELDRSGELANYRFVHIATHGFAYEAIPELAGLMMTSPPEGDGTEDTFLIAPEIAKMNLQADLAILSACDTGTGKYYRGEGINGLNSALMIAGANGTLLSLWPVSDQGTMVLMTLLYDLVFNQDIPADKALNAVKRHMISGVMGAFYQDPVIWAPFVYAGK from the coding sequence ATGAAAAAAAATAGTTATTGGCATTTTATCGGATTGGTTGTTATGCTTTTTAGCATGGAATCCCTAAGTGCACAGCAGGATTTTAATGCTTATCTAACGAAGTATTCTCAGGCTTTTGAAAGGAAAGATGCTCTTGCCATGGCGAAGGTCTGCGATGAGATGATTCAAGTTTCCCCTGATTCGCATTGGGGATACGTGTTGATGTCTTATTCACAGCTGATGTTGAAGGACAAGGAAAAAGCCTTGAAATATTGGTTGAATGGGGTCAACTTATCTCCCTTGGATTATCATGCATTGGCTGTTGGGGTATGTAATTTTGCAGTGCAAGGGCAGTTGGAGGAAGCGAAACGCTACATGCATTACGCCTATCAGGTGAATGGCAATCCGGATGCTCCGAGGCTACTTGAAGAAGATCTAACCTTATTAAATAAGTATTTGGCTTTACCCTTGAGTGAATTGGTTTCTGAAAGCCGCAGAATTGCCCCTATTTATAGGAATAATGCTTTCTTTTTTCAAGAGATGGGTGAATGTTTCAATCTTTGGGCACAAGGAAAGGCATGCAGCAAAACACAAGTATTGATACAGCGAATGAAATCATGGCCTGTACCAATTCCTTACTTCTCAAATACACTGCAATTTTTTGAAGCCCAAGGGAGACTCGAAGTTGGAGATTACCAAAATGGGATTCCCCTGATGAAATCATTCATTCAGCAATCGGGTCAAGATATTCATTTGAGTCATTTTCGTGCATCGGGTTTCTATTATTTGTCTGTTGCTGATTTGAGTGCATTCAACTATGGGGAATCTCTGGTCAATGCTGAACTTGGACTACGAGCGCATGATCAAGTCCCGCTTGTTTTTCCCAATACCTATTCTTTGTACTTACAGGATAAGAAAGTACTTGCACTTGATTTATTAGAAAGACCTGGAGAAAAAGCCAGAGATGCAATGAGTTTATTGACTGCAGCTGAGATTCTTAATAATAAAATGTTTCAAGTAAAGGCGTATAATTATTTGGTATCCAGTTTATTGATGACTACCAATCCTGAGGAATACAGACTCATGAGTCAATTTTTCCAAAAAGCAAATACACTTGCCAAGGGAGACCCAGCCTTAGAGGATATTATTGGAGGAAACTATGCCTCTTTTTTATACCGGGAAAAGAAACCAACTGAGGCCAAACAATTATTAATTTCTTTAGCAGAGAAAAGACTTCGTTCAGGTCAAATCTCGGACGCACAGTTGTTGTATAATAATGCTGGTTTTTTAGCTAATTATGAAAGTCAATATGTAGAGTCCGTAGACTTATTCAAAAGGGCTATCGCTATCACTGAAAGCTATAGAAGTAGACTTTCTCCTTCTCAACAATTGACCATGATGGATGCGCAAAGTTCAGCTTATGGAGGATTGATTTTAAGTTATGAGCGTTTGAAGGATTCGGAAGGTTTATTTTTGGCTCAAGAGCAAAACCGAAGTCGTTTTTTGAGAGAGCGTTTGAATCCGGCGGTGAAACCTATGACCCTAAAACAAGCACAAGCCTTGCTAAAACCCGAAGAAGCACTCATTTATTACTCTACGGGGAATAGGCCTGGTGGTATCATTATTCATGTGGTTACTAAGGAGCAGGCAAGTATTCATCAGCATTACCCTATTGATGCTTGGCTAACGCTCAAGAAAAAGTATATCAACCGATTTTCAGGGAGACCCGATGCGCTGAACGGGGTAAAAGCAGGTCCTTTAGAAGATGTAGTAAACGGAAGCTTGATCCGGTATGCATCCAAAGAGCAGGCATTTACCTCTCAGCATTTTGAGGAGGCATTTGAAATCACCCGGGAATTACTTAAATCCTATGACCAGGATTTGATTCCTGTTAGAAATGATTTTTTGTCGTTTTGGCATGATTACCTAATCCAGCCCATTATTTCAAGGCTTCAAGGAAAAATATCGTTGATTATCAGTGCTGAGGAACATTTGAATTTGTTGCCTTTTGAATCATTTATGGACCGATCAGGATCCTATTTAATTGAAAATTTTGAGATAGCTTACATACCTTCGATGACAGTCTTACAGGAAGTTCGAAAAAGAACTTACAGCGATGATCGCAAACCTGTGATTGCTATGGGTGGAGCAACGTATCAAGGGAAGTCACCTCAAGTAGGAACTGTTGAGAGAGGGTTGTTGGGTTTTTTGCAAGTGCAATCGGATGTCCAGAAAAAATTAAATCAAGGGAGCAATATATCCATGGAATTAGCCAAACTGGGCTTTGGCTTACAAGCCGATTATTTGGCTGGTACACTCAAAGAGGTGCAGATGATTCAGGCCATGATACCAGAAGCCAAGGTGTTAATTGACCGAGACATGCGTGAATCGGTAGTTAAAGAACTTGATAGAAGTGGTGAATTAGCGAATTATCGTTTTGTTCATATTGCTACCCACGGGTTTGCTTACGAGGCGATACCGGAACTTGCTGGCTTGATGATGACTTCTCCGCCAGAAGGGGATGGGACTGAGGATACTTTTTTGATAGCCCCAGAAATAGCAAAAATGAACTTACAGGCTGATTTGGCGATTTTGAGCGCCTGCGATACAGGCACAGGGAAATATTATCGTGGGGAAGGCATCAATGGTTTAAATTCAGCATTAATGATCGCTGGAGCTAATGGCACTTTATTATCTCTGTGGCCAGTCAGTGATCAAGGAACAATGGTGCTAATGACACTTTTATATGACTTGGTGTTCAATCAAGATATTCCTGCGGATAAAGCCTTAAATGCTGTTAAAAGACATATGATTTCAGGGGTAATGGGGGCGTTTTACCAAGATCCTGTGATTTGGGCGCCTTTTGTGTATGCAGGCAAATAA
- a CDS encoding DUF4097 domain-containing protein: MNRTIKILLVGLVFLGSLSPSFAQIKVLVDIQKQFSNIEKVEVSGGALEVEYTGGEFAEVQVNAFLESNNYNQDIVFVSVGNVLKISHKVDQGNWGNNRTKGYIRITGPREMIVEMSGGSGSIKVENINSEVTRLSVSSGSIKAKMIQGDLLATASSGSITLEKIDGNISGKVSSGNAKILDVMGDVEYASSSGGISIKDVDGRVNLRLTSGNAQVEGVTNLGDVYLTSGNLKASKVGLSPNTRISGTSGNFTIQTYSNLQDYNFNMRASSGNITIGGSRGGKNMIINNGSAYEVKGSISSGNISITN, from the coding sequence ATGAATAGAACAATCAAAATACTCCTAGTGGGTTTAGTATTTCTAGGCTCACTTTCTCCAAGCTTTGCGCAGATAAAAGTATTGGTAGATATCCAAAAACAATTCTCCAATATCGAAAAAGTAGAAGTTTCTGGTGGAGCATTGGAGGTAGAATATACAGGAGGTGAGTTTGCAGAAGTGCAGGTAAACGCTTTCCTGGAGTCCAATAACTATAATCAGGACATCGTTTTTGTAAGCGTAGGAAACGTACTTAAAATCTCTCATAAAGTAGATCAAGGCAATTGGGGAAATAACCGTACAAAAGGGTATATACGGATTACTGGTCCCCGTGAGATGATTGTAGAAATGAGTGGAGGGTCTGGAAGTATCAAAGTAGAAAATATCAATTCTGAAGTAACAAGACTCTCGGTGAGTTCTGGCTCCATCAAAGCAAAAATGATTCAAGGAGATCTATTAGCAACAGCAAGTTCTGGAAGCATTACGTTAGAAAAAATCGATGGTAATATATCCGGAAAAGTAAGTTCTGGGAATGCCAAAATCCTCGATGTTATGGGGGATGTGGAATACGCTTCTTCGAGTGGAGGAATTTCCATCAAAGACGTGGATGGACGTGTCAATCTCCGGTTGACGTCTGGCAATGCTCAAGTAGAGGGTGTTACAAATTTAGGTGATGTATACCTTACTTCGGGAAACTTAAAAGCATCAAAAGTTGGTTTAAGCCCAAATACCCGGATTTCTGGAACTTCAGGAAATTTTACGATTCAAACTTATTCCAACCTTCAAGACTATAACTTCAATATGCGTGCAAGTTCCGGAAATATCACCATTGGGGGATCTCGAGGCGGCAAGAATATGATCATCAATAATGGTTCCGCATATGAAGTAAAGGGCTCAATATCCTCTGGTAATATTTCGATTACTAACTAA